The Chelonoidis abingdonii isolate Lonesome George chromosome 15, CheloAbing_2.0, whole genome shotgun sequence genomic interval GGATGTTGCAAGTGAATATCACCAAACCCAATTGTTGTCAAGgtgataaaacaaaaatagaaagcCTCCTCAAAATCCATGTGTTTTTCCCACACTGGAAGAATAGCTGCTGCACAGGAGATGTATGCAAAGACAATTAGTGCCATTAGCAAGATGGGCACATCTAGCTTTTCGAGTTCTTTGCCAAAGTTTTCGATGACACAGGTCATCTTCCCTGAATCTAGTTCGGGACATGAACTCCATCTTTCAAATTTGTTAATTCTTGGTGGCATAAGGCATTGATTTTCTCTTGCAATTAGCATTTCAAATATTTCAGCATTCCGGTATTGCAGTGACTTCCTTTTAGCAGAGGAATGGCTTTTCAGCACTTCCGTGATACTTAAAGATTCCTGGATGACTATCTTGTGTTCCATAAGCAATGATGATCCAGTTTTTATCTCATCGTTTTTCTTACAGATGCATCCAGAACACAGTTTAGCTGGTTTAGAGGCTAACATTTTTGACTGAAGTTTTCTAAATTCATTATAAGACTTGGATAAGATAGTTGCAAGGATGTCTCCCAGGTCTGTCAGAACCAAGAACATCAGAGGTATGCCAAATAATGCATATAGCATACACAGATATTTTCCAACCTTTGTTACAGGGTAGCTATGGCCATaacctaaaaacaaaataaaaatagaacacTGCAATTTATTTTGTATTCAAAACGTTGTACTTTTTAATACGGTCAGTTTTAAGTCAATAGTTTGTGTGGTGATATTTTAGTCAATAGTCTGtgtggtctttttttttcttttttttttttttaacatttatctCAATCCTTTAAAAAACTTCTTAGGCTTGGGGCTTTGTAGATGGGTGTGACTTAAAGCAGAAGGACCTTCACCGTATTCCTTCTGAACGAGCATATGCACAAACCATAAAACTTACCTGAAAGCAGAGAGTTTTTTGCATGTGGTAGCTCATACTTAGAAATTGACCCAGAATGGAACACCAGATCAAAACTCCCTGTATTTTGGTAAATTCAGATCGAGATTCTAACCTGAATTTTTGCAACTGGTTATTCTGTTAAATAGCTTGGAACAATGAATCCCAACACCTTGACTTATGACTCGGGGCCATTGTTGATCATAATTGTCACTGTTAATGATTTGAAACTGTTTACAGTTTGTTAGATCTGATTTTAATGGCAGGAGTTGCATTTGACATATGGAGAGTTGTAAAACTAGACCCTAGGGGACACACATTTTCTCCATTGAAGAGCATGGCTGGAAACCAATAACACTTTACTTTAGTGGTCTAAAAAGTACCAATATCAAATGCAACTAATGCAAAATTATTACCAGACTTCCACTGCCAAATGATCAATTTAAGTAACAAAATGGTAGTGTAAGATATACAGCTGCAAATTAAATTAGGACATAGGACTCCTTTCCTGCAGTTATGCCATTGTTTCTTTGGATGTGAAGttaaaaccctaaccctaagttAATGCATTTCCATTAGGGAAAAGATAATAGAGAGAAATTGTATTAAAGTTTTTAATGGAAGTTCTCTTCTTTGTCCTCCAAAAAGGGATAAAGAATCCTTTTTAAAAACGCTTTTCTCATCCTTAGTCAACACTGTTTCCTCTTAGATGATTTTGGGGTCTGTCTTTAAGATTATTAAACCAAATACTGGAGTATAATTGCCGGGTCACCTTCATTCTTACTAAAGATAGCTGTAGTCTTTATGTTCTAATCCAGCCTCTGCCACTAACTCAGTGTATGGCTTTTGGCAGGTTATTTATCCTGTGTGTCTCCATTCccacatctgtgaaatggggatgctAATTATTACTCTGCAGAGGTgagttgtgaggcttaattactGTAATTAATATGTGGAGagtgatttcttttttccttttgattcatATACATAAAAGTGCCTATCACAGGTTATAGTTGCTTTaacatttattacaaatataatcCAGCCAAATAACAAAGCAACAGCTGATCTCACCCTACACAAATGGCTCTCAATCAACAACAACAATGAATATCCCTTGCTCCTCGCCTCCGCTAGACCCCCCAGTATCTTAGACCTTCCAAAGAGCCTAAGTAAACAGATGTGGTTTATAGCTTCCTGGGAAGGTCAATAAATAGGGCTTATTTTGGATTAAGCATATAGAATGGGAGTAAGAGTGCTTCTAAGTGCCTaactcacttctgaaaataagacTTAAGGTCCTAAATCATGTAAGAGATTTGGACACATTTACCAGTCATAAATATTTACTACTACTTACTAGCACCTACTGTCTATTCTTCCTCATTTCTCCCCAGTGAGGAAACTATTTTGTATTCCTAGCGTGAGACCCTCTTAAATTGcactccccccaaaaataaaatcagctaCAGCACTCACTGGATTATATTCTTAGCCAATTTGGTTTGATGTTTAAGCAAAATGTGTCCATACTGATCCGTtggtccttactcaagcaaaactccccactgaaattaatggcttCTAGTTTTAACTATGGTTTGTCTTCCTTTTTAAATCATTTGCAATAGCAAAATATTATATGTGGAAGAACATGAAATTGCAGAGATGGAAGAGAACCAAACTTCCATGTAGACCCATTCCACAAATCAGCTCTTATATTGAAGTCAGAGGGGATTTTGCCTGagtcagtaaaataaataaataaaattctgatGCCTCTCTCACAGAAGTCCCATAAGAAAAGGTACAGATGTAGACACACCCACTCTGGCTGTAGCTCGACCGCTGCCTACATATGCAGAGGTACTTGTGGGGTAGTTCAGTCATATCTAGAAAACCAGTGGTGCAGGATATTCCATGTATAATAACCACCCTGGTTTGATTACATTCTGGTTCTAGGCTGTAAAGAAAatggatggaatttttttttaaatgtaacaaagaGGAAGATTAACAGCCATGGAAGGGCAGAAAGGGGTAACCAAAGAAAGTAGTCTaaggcaatggttctcaaactatttttttctcagtccacttgaaaattgctgggggtctcagcggaccacttaatgatatttccaaatgttgtttgtactgttagcagggccgcccagaggattccggaggcctggggtcttcggtggcgggggaccctgcttcagcggtaattcggcggcggggggtccttccattctgggacccaccgccgaagttcCCCAAAGACCCGCAGTGGAGGCCcctcgccgctgaattgccgccgaagtgggacccgccgccgaagtgcaacCGCGTCTTTGGCGttaattcggcggcggggagcccctgctgcgggtcttcagggcacttcggcagcgggtcccggaacgGAGGGGCCCCccccgccaaattaccgccgaagacccggctgcacttcggcagcaggtcccgcttcggcagtaattcactggtgggggggtccttccactccgaggtggaaggaccccctgctggcAAAGACCAGgcgcagaagaagctccgggggcctaagccccgcaagagttttctgggcccCCGGGAGTGGGGGAgtgagcaagtgaaggaccctgctcgaggggccccaaaaactcaagtgggggcccctgcgggactcagggcctggggcaaattgcccctcttgccgccccccccggcagccctgcctgttagctaactattgtaaagcactttgataaaagtgctatataaaaaaaaaccttaatgattttttttttgttctacaaataaaagcacacaactcatattttaatatcagtagtctaacctttctaatgtgatggatgtgccctttCTCCCCCGCTGTGGCAGTCCGTGAACTGGGGTTGGGAACAAAAGgcgtctctccctctctcccccactgcagtaGCCTCCGAGCTGGAGCTGGGAAGAAGGGAGGTCTCTTCCccgccacagagctgaggctggaaaGGAGGCCATCTCTCCCTCACAGCTgcagtcctggagctggggaaagttgcctctttctctggccaccacagccctgcacatcccaaattccccccaccccctcttcttgCCCCACTGTCCTCTTTCATCtaccccacttcttcccccaaggccaccacctcaccttacatgtatgtcttctccagggtccaggcacctaattagtggagccaggcctgcagaccacagtttgagaacctctggtttaAGGAGTGGGAAGGAGACTTGAGATCTTGAAACTGATTTCTTAATAGCGGAATAGGGAGGAGTATAGCTGAGGTTATACAGGAGAATGAATTCTGAGTCCAAGCACTTATAGAGACATGGGTGTGTGCATGTTGTTTGAAAACTGTAGATTCTGTCATGTCTTATGCTGAAGGATTATGTCAGATAACTTTTCATACCCATATTTAGTTTAACTGAACTTTGTTCAGTTGAGTAAATACAGGTTTCAGCTGGATATCTGACTGTGTTACcttctttaaaaaacacacacatccacCCGAGAAATCTTCTATCTCTGTCCCTTTACTTGTTAGCCTCTCTGGATTGCTGTTGCTGCCTCCTGACCTTCCCTCACAAAAGGTGGTGTTGGTCACTGTCTCAGGCATGCACGTTCTAACTGAGTGGTTCTATGTGGAAGACATAGGCCTGGTCCAcgctatgcgtttaaaccgaatttagcagtgttaaaccgatttaaccctgcacccatccacacaacaaggccttttaatcgatataaagggctctttaaaccggtttctgtactcctccccgacgagagaagtagcgctgaaatcggtattgcagTCCGGAGAGGCCGCAAAGTGGACGGTATGGCCCCGGCGGTACTCACAGTGCACCAATTGTGACCTGCTTCTGGAAGCGATCTGAACTCGTGATCACTGGCCAGgtagcaggaaaagcccctgcaAATTGAATTATGTGTGGCCCACGGGACTCTACACATGGCATGcactcaaatccaaaaagagtccagCAAGGACCATACGGGAGATCACTGTTGATCGCTAAGTATGGGAAAAATCTGTCTATCAAGACTCCGTTAGCAAACGAAAtccaagcatttgaaaaactcCAGCTTCGATAGACAAGCCAAAGCACGATGCAAATGTGACACGTAAGCGGAAACCAAAGACACGATGTCAGTGGAGGTGAGGGGTATGAGACTTCAGCTACCCACATCCCGCAGTCCTCAAACATTGCATCTGCTGAGCTCGCCATGCCTGAAGGTCAAAACCAAATGTCCCGGTGTTTCAGGTATCAGTGTCaattacaccccccccccccccaaaagaaaagggaaaaaaacgttCTCGCACTGTTCAATGTCACCCCCAACTACGCAGCCTGGTAGACAGGGTTCTGCAGTTGAACAAACAGCATCCCTCCCGTCTAAACGGTACAATAGACGCATCCATTGGATCAATCAGCCAGCTCCTGAGCTGCCATGAGTACGGCCGGGTCCTAGGAAAAAATGATGAATGTCTCCCGTGCATCTCCCGGCAGATGGTCAGAACAGCGGTAACTGGCCTCATCAAGCAACGAAGGCTGAGCCCATCAGCACAACCCCCACTTAATACTACCCAAAgagatctgtactgcctgactatcatagcagatTGGAGCTGGCTCCtcaccacccccccccaccctttaatgtcctgc includes:
- the KCNK18 gene encoding potassium channel subfamily K member 18; this encodes MELRSRPQQDKKMCTRVFWMVFPHACFISSLVIYAFLGAVMFSHIEGNRNCNESKEYKDFILKLWNLSKDLTENMTENEKIFKKRVHDLFTETKLEWLADPKEQWSFLGSLFFCCTVFTTVGYGHSYPVTKVGKYLCMLYALFGIPLMFLVLTDLGDILATILSKSYNEFRKLQSKMLASKPAKLCSGCICKKNDEIKTGSSLLMEHKIVIQESLSITEVLKSHSSAKRKSLQYRNAEIFEMLIARENQCLMPPRINKFERWSSCPELDSGKMTCVIENFGKELEKLDVPILLMALIVFAYISCAAAILPVWEKHMDFEEAFYFCFITLTTIGFGDIHLQHPSFFLFFSLYIVIGMEIVIIAFKLGQDRLIGLYRKVISYVSKKTSRQYEKYPFKK